The DNA window CAAATGCGAAAATAAAACCAATTACAACAACTGCGCCTACAAATGTAAACAAACCTTTAATAAATTTCATTTGTTCTCCTTTCGCTTTAGTATGAATAAGTACTTATTATAATACATAGTAATAAAAACAAGATTAAAACTGTTGGATACCCTAGCCTATAATTTCTAAAGCTTCTTCAGGATAGATACCAAGCTCTTTCGCCTCTTCCATGATCAGTTCGCTCACTTTCATTTTAGATTCTATCACTACATCTGCAAGTTTAGACTTGATATGAAGTTCCAATGGTCGTTTTCCAGGGTATTTATCGACCAGACACATCAGTTCTTCAACGATCTTTGCATCAGGCATGAGATTAAGAGAAAGAATAAGTGGGGGTTGAACAGGCTCTTCTACATGTTTAACCTCTTTTTCTACTTTGACTTTCGTTTTCTTCGCATCTTTCATACTTGAGATTTTCAATATATTCATACGAGTAAAGTCACCGTCTTTCGTGATCTTTACTTTAAAAGCAATGGGTTTGCTAAGATCAAAATCTTCTTCCAGTTCTTTAAGACGGTTTTCAAAGAGCATCAATTCGATGTTACCGTGTAAATCCATGATATTGGCGATACCGAACTTGTTACCTTTTTTACTTATCTTCTCTGTAATTTCTTCGATTTTACCTATGAACATTGCCTGTGATCCATCCGCGAGATCATCTATCTCTGAACTAAGTGTGTAGCTGATCTCATCCAGTGTTTCACGGTATTTATCCAGTGGGTGACCTGAAACATAGAAACCTAGAGATTCTTTTTCCATCTCCAGAATTTCCATGGGTTCAAACTCTGTCATGTGAGAAAGTTCTAAAGTCACAGCAGTCATCTCCGCACCCTCTCCAAACAGTGAACCCACAGCTTGTTTCTTGGCATCTCCTGCTTTCTTAGCAGACTCTATGATCTCCTCTATTTGTGAAAGCATCGCTTTACGACTATATCCAAAGCTATCAAGGGCTCCTGCCTTGATCAATGATTCAATGACCTTTTTATTGACTTTGCTTGAGTCTATGCGCGAGACAAAGTCAGAAAAGTCTTTGAACTCTCCCTCTTCCCTCGCTTTAAGCATAGTATTTATAGCGATATCACCTGCACCTTTAATGGCTCCCATACCAAACATAACGACCTCATCACCATCAACCTTACGTGCTTCAAATACAAGCCCTGAACGGTTAATATCCGGTGGAAGAAGTTTAATACCCATACGTTTGAGTTCATCTACGTATTTAACCACTTTGTCTGTATTGTTCTTTTCCAGTGTTAGGATAGCCGCCATAAACTCTGTCGGATAATAATGCTTCAAATAAGAAGTATAAAATGTGATCATCGCGTACGCAGCAGAGTGAGATTTGTTAAAACCATAGCCTGCAAACTTTACGATAAGATCGAAAAGATCTGCTGCTTTTTCTCTGTCAAACCCTTTTTTCTCTGCTCCATCGGCAAACTGTCCTTTGAGTTTATCCATCTCCTCTTTGATCTTCTTACCCATCGCCCTACGCACCAGGTCCGCACCACCAAGACTGAATCCACCGATGGTCTGTACGATCTGCATGACCTGTTCTTGGTATACGATCACCCCATAGGTCGGTTTGAGAATAGGTTCCAGTTCAGGGAAAGAGTAGGTGATCTCTGCCCTTCCGTGCTTACGCTCAACAAAGTCATCAAGCATCCCTGACTCCATCGGTCCCGGACGGTAAAGTGCGAGCATCGCAATGACATCCTCAAAACCGTTTGGTTTCAGTTTTTTTGCCAAGTCCTGCATACCAGCTGATTCTATCTGGAAGAGTCCCAGTGTCTCCCCGGTACTGATATAATCATAGACCTCTTTGTCTTCGATATTCTCTTCGACGAAATTGATACGTTTGCCATGTCTCTTCTCTACAAGTTTCAGTGCTTCTTCTATCACGGTAAGTGTTTTCAATCCCAAAAAGTCAAACTTGATGAGATCCACATCTTCTACATATTTTCCGCTGTACTGTGTTGCAAGTGTATCAAGCCCTGTCGGTTTAAATAGAGGCGTCTTTTGCCAGAGCGGTTCATTGGAGATCACCACACCCGCAGCATGTGTTCCTGCATTACGGTTGAGTCCCTCAAGCGCCAATGCATACTCCCAGGTACGTTTTGCCTGTGGATCACTCTCTAAGAGTTCCTTGATCTTAGGTTCTTTTTCATAAGAGTTTTTCAGATCAATCCCCAGTTCATCTGGGATAAGTTTAGCCATAGCATCTGCTTTGGAGTAAGGCATATCAAGGACGCGTGCCACATCACGGATGACCCCTTTTGCCAAAAGTTTACCAAAGGTAATGATCTGAGCCACGTTGACCCGGCCGTATTTTTCCACCACATAATCAAGTATCTCCTGACGGCGGGCCTGACAGAAGTCCATATCGATATCCGGCATGGAGATACGTTCAGGATTCAAGAAACGCTCAAAGAGCAGTCCGTACGGCATGGGGTCGATATCTGTGATCTTCAGTGAATAGGCCACAAGAGAACCTGCCGCAGAACCACGTCCTGGTCCTACGGGAATACCCATCTGTTTTGCAGCATCTACAAAATCCCATACGATCAGCATGTAGCCAGGGAACTTCATATTATTGATAATGTCTATCTCGACTTGAAGTCTATCTCTATACTCTTGGTGTTTCTCTTCAGGTACGATCTCTAAGCGTCTCTCAAGTCCTCTACGTGACTCCTCTATAAAAAGTACTTTATCGTTCTCTAGTGAATACTCTTTATCTGGTTCAGGGAGTACTAGACCAATGGCTTCTGCACGCTCCCTGGCAAATTTAAAGTTAGGCGGTGTAGGATCTCCCAGTTTGATCTCCAAATTACATTTATCAGCGATCTCCTGGGTATGTTCAATGGCTTCAGGGATATCAGCAAAAAGTTCCGCCATCTGTTCTGGTGATTTCACATAAAACTCATGGACCGAATGGCGCAGACGGTTGGGGTCATCATAAAGTTTGTTCATTGCGATACACATAAATGCTTCATGGGCATCGGCATCTTTTTGTTCTGTATAATGCGTATCATTGGTGGCTACGATCTTGATGCCGGTCTCTTGTGAAAGTTGTATGATCTGCTTATCGATACGATGCTGATCACCGATACCGTGACGCATCAACTCAAGGTAAAAATCATCACCAAAGACATCTTTATATTTCAAGGCAACTTTTTTTGCCTCCTCATACCCTTTGGCACCGAACTTTACATTCCTCTCTGAAAGATTCATATGCCAGTTGACTTCCCCTTGCAAACAGGCAGAAGAGCAGATTAGCCCCTCACTATTCTCTTTCAGAAGGTCCCAGTTGATACGAGGATAGTAGTAAAATCCATCGATATAGGCACGTGAACTCAGGTACATCAGGTTTTTATAACCCACTTCATTTTTAGCATAGAGACAGAGGTGAAAGCGCTGGCGTATAGATTTATCTCCCAGGTCTTCCTGGTTATGGACATAGGCTTCCATCCCGATGATCGGTTTGATCCCCTCATTACGCATGGTATTATAAAAGTCAATGGTACCGAACATATTGCCATGATCCGTCATGGCTACGGAGGTCATCCCCTGCTCTTTGATCTTTTTGGCAAGTGCTTTGATCTTATTCGCACCATCAAGCAGCGAGTATTCAGTATGTAAGTGAAGATGTGTAAATTGAGGTTTTGCTTTTGGTTCTTCTGACATGGGTAACCTTTGAAAATATTGATTCCAATATAGCAAAGGTTAGGTAAAAATAGATTGAAATAAAGTAGAAAAAATGTATGACGGGTAGTTTCTTAACAATAGTCTAAAAGCATCCCATCTTTTACAGTTTGCATACTCTCTTTACCTACCAGTCTTTCTACAATGGCAAGCCCAAAACAGACAGCGGTACCAGGGCCCTGAGAAGTCATAACATTTCCATCGGTCACCACTTTCATATCATCTCTGTATCCAGGATGGTCTATATCCTCTTTGGCACCGGGGTAACAGGTATATTCACTGCCTAGAACACCGGCTTTTTTAAGTGCGAAAGGTGCAGCACACATGGCACCTACCACTTTTGTAGCTTTAAACTCTTGCAAAAGTTCAATCACCCTTGCATTTTCAGCCAAAGCATGTGTGCCACCCCAACCGCCGGGAAGCACCATCATATCAAAGTCATCACTGATGACATTTTTGATGGAAGTATCCGCCTGCAGTGTGATTCCGTTTGCCCCCAAGACCAAATCGTCCTGGAACTGATCTTCCAAATATGCTACACGCACCTCTATACCCCCACGACGCATCACATCTATGAGAGCTACCGCTTCTAACTCTTCAAAACCTTTTGCTATAGGTATTAATACACTTGCCATATTTCATCCTTTGTGTAGCGTCATACTCTTCTAAAAGAACGCTGTAATGACACGATTATAACAACTTACCTATTAGTAAATACTAATGTTAAAATAGATACGATCCGGAAATGACCATTACATATAGTTTCAACTTAAAATAGTTATTACATAATAATATTATATTTGTAAAAATTATAATTAATGTTTAGATTTAAGATAGATATAAAATAATAATTGATAGTATTTATAAATAATTTATAAAAAAGGTTACACATATGAAAAAAATCATCGTTACAGCAGTAGCATTCGCGGCTTTATTAACAAATGTACAAGCAGACTTTAGTTTTGGAGAGATGTTTGAAGATATGAAACAAGCTGCACTTACACTCACAAAAGATTCTCAAGAGACATCAGTGAAAGTTTCCGCTCAACCGAAAACAACTGAAGATTCTAAAGCTAAACACAGTTAAGATACTCTATACGCGAATGCGTATTAACTACTCTTAAAAAAGTGTCTTGATACATAGACATTTGCTCCAAACAAATATTAAGAAAGTATCTACTTTCTTAATATGTATTCCAAACTCAATGACTTTTCGCAGCGTTTAATCCAGCACCTTTCGTAACAAACCATATAGCACCATAACTTTCATAACAGATGCAATGCAAAAAAATAGTTAATAAGGTATATATGAGAGAGAGAAAAAAAAAGAAGTCATTGAACCATCCAAAGGTATTTTATTTGGATGGTTCAGTCTCAAGATAGGTTTGTAGATGAAAACCAGAAAAGTATTTATTTGGCTTTCTCCAAATATTTACCCTCAACTGTATCTACTTTGATCATTTCACCTTCAAGCACATGGAAAGGTACTTGTACGACAGCACCACTTTCAAGTGTAGCCGGTTTTTTCCCACCTTGTGAATCACCTTTGAAGTTAGGCGGTGTTTCTACGATTTTAAGTACAACCGTTTGAGGTATCTCAACAGAGATCGCTTGACCTCCATGGAATAGGACTTCCGCCTCCATACCGTCTATCATAAAATCAAACGTATCTTTACCTACTTGTTCATGTGTAAGCCCGATCTGTTCAAACGTTGTCGTATCCATAAACTGTAAAAACTCACCATCATCATAAAGATATTGCATCGTTTTTTGTTCAAGTTCCGGTACATCAAATTTATCACCTGCATGTACGGTTTTTTCAATCGTTTTTCCTGTAGCAAGGTTTTTGATCTTCATACGTACAAATGCTGCACCTTTACCTGGTTTCACATGTTGAAAATCCGTCACCTTATACGGGTTTCCTGTAATTTCGAGTCTTGTACCTTTTTTGATATCACCCATTCCAACTGTAGCCATTGTAGCTCCTTAAAAATAATGCATGATTATAGCAAATGCTTGGTAAAATATTGTAGTGGCCCCTCAATAGGGACCAACAGAGGATCACTTGGTGATAGAAATATTACGATGTTCTTCAAAAGGGTGCACTGGCTCAAAATCCATTGATTTTGCATTATCCATCAGTACTGGAATAAAAAGCAGTGAAACAAATACAGCTGCAACCGTACCTGAAATAAGTGCGACACCAAGCCCGCCAAATACCGGATCTCCGGCCAGCAGTGCAGAACCCAAAATAATAGCAACGGCTGTCAAAGCAATAGGCTTTGCCCTGGTTGCTGCTGCAATAGCGATAGCTCTACGTTTTTTGATACCCTCCATCTCCATCAAAGACTTCGCAAAATCTATAAGAAGCAGTGAGTTTCTTGAACTTATCCCTATCAAGGCGATAAACCCGATAAGAGAAGTAGCCGTCAGAAAGAATGTCTCAGAAGTGAACCAGTTTGCCACCCAGTGTCCTACGATCACCCCGATAAGTGAGAGGAATGAACCTAACAGGACCATACCACTGATCACAAAACTCTTATAATAAATGACCAATAACAGGAAGATCAGTATCAAAGCAGTGATAAATGCAGCACCAAGATCCCTGAAAGTATCAAGGGTCACTTTCATTTCACCATCCCAAAAGATATGGAATTTTTCATGTGTTTTTTTGTCTTCTAAAGTAAAATCAAACATATGCGTTGACAATCCTGCTGTAGTCACAATATACTCTTTTTCAAATTTTTCAAGCATCATACT is part of the Sulfurovum xiamenensis genome and encodes:
- the efp gene encoding elongation factor P, with protein sequence MATVGMGDIKKGTRLEITGNPYKVTDFQHVKPGKGAAFVRMKIKNLATGKTIEKTVHAGDKFDVPELEQKTMQYLYDDGEFLQFMDTTTFEQIGLTHEQVGKDTFDFMIDGMEAEVLFHGGQAISVEIPQTVVLKIVETPPNFKGDSQGGKKPATLESGAVVQVPFHVLEGEMIKVDTVEGKYLEKAK
- the dnaE gene encoding DNA polymerase III subunit alpha, whose product is MSEEPKAKPQFTHLHLHTEYSLLDGANKIKALAKKIKEQGMTSVAMTDHGNMFGTIDFYNTMRNEGIKPIIGMEAYVHNQEDLGDKSIRQRFHLCLYAKNEVGYKNLMYLSSRAYIDGFYYYPRINWDLLKENSEGLICSSACLQGEVNWHMNLSERNVKFGAKGYEEAKKVALKYKDVFGDDFYLELMRHGIGDQHRIDKQIIQLSQETGIKIVATNDTHYTEQKDADAHEAFMCIAMNKLYDDPNRLRHSVHEFYVKSPEQMAELFADIPEAIEHTQEIADKCNLEIKLGDPTPPNFKFARERAEAIGLVLPEPDKEYSLENDKVLFIEESRRGLERRLEIVPEEKHQEYRDRLQVEIDIINNMKFPGYMLIVWDFVDAAKQMGIPVGPGRGSAAGSLVAYSLKITDIDPMPYGLLFERFLNPERISMPDIDMDFCQARRQEILDYVVEKYGRVNVAQIITFGKLLAKGVIRDVARVLDMPYSKADAMAKLIPDELGIDLKNSYEKEPKIKELLESDPQAKRTWEYALALEGLNRNAGTHAAGVVISNEPLWQKTPLFKPTGLDTLATQYSGKYVEDVDLIKFDFLGLKTLTVIEEALKLVEKRHGKRINFVEENIEDKEVYDYISTGETLGLFQIESAGMQDLAKKLKPNGFEDVIAMLALYRPGPMESGMLDDFVERKHGRAEITYSFPELEPILKPTYGVIVYQEQVMQIVQTIGGFSLGGADLVRRAMGKKIKEEMDKLKGQFADGAEKKGFDREKAADLFDLIVKFAGYGFNKSHSAAYAMITFYTSYLKHYYPTEFMAAILTLEKNNTDKVVKYVDELKRMGIKLLPPDINRSGLVFEARKVDGDEVVMFGMGAIKGAGDIAINTMLKAREEGEFKDFSDFVSRIDSSKVNKKVIESLIKAGALDSFGYSRKAMLSQIEEIIESAKKAGDAKKQAVGSLFGEGAEMTAVTLELSHMTEFEPMEILEMEKESLGFYVSGHPLDKYRETLDEISYTLSSEIDDLADGSQAMFIGKIEEITEKISKKGNKFGIANIMDLHGNIELMLFENRLKELEEDFDLSKPIAFKVKITKDGDFTRMNILKISSMKDAKKTKVKVEKEVKHVEEPVQPPLILSLNLMPDAKIVEELMCLVDKYPGKRPLELHIKSKLADVVIESKMKVSELIMEEAKELGIYPEEALEIIG
- a CDS encoding DJ-1 family glyoxalase III; translated protein: MASVLIPIAKGFEELEAVALIDVMRRGGIEVRVAYLEDQFQDDLVLGANGITLQADTSIKNVISDDFDMMVLPGGWGGTHALAENARVIELLQEFKATKVVGAMCAAPFALKKAGVLGSEYTCYPGAKEDIDHPGYRDDMKVVTDGNVMTSQGPGTAVCFGLAIVERLVGKESMQTVKDGMLLDYC